GAGGGCAATAGTTCTTAAACTTGGCTGCACGTTAGAATCACTTGGGTAGCTTTAAATAGTCTTGTTGCTCAGGCTCTACTCCAGATCAATGGAATGAGAGTCTCTGCTGGGGGCCCTTGacttcagtatttattgattgattgatttttattttttagagacagagtctggctatattgctcaagctggagtgcagtggctattcacaggggCCTTGAATgattgggctcaagcaatcttccaggATCGTAAACTCTCTGTTTTAAGTGTGCAGCAAGTTTGAGAGCTGGTGGACCAGGAGACTCTTCCAGCTGAAATGTCTATGACTCCAGCTGGGGTGAGACTAAATCCTCTGTGAACCCACCATCTGAATTCCCCCTGGGATGCTGGGCCGGCTCTCTCCCCTCAGCCCTGGGCTCTTACCTCTATGAGCTGGTAGCCCAGCTTGCAGGTAGCAATGAAGTAGTCACGGAATTGGTACTGAGGCTGCAGGTTCTGGATGACGGTGAACTCGTCTAGGGTCTTGGGCTGGGGACACTTGATGACTATTGGGGAGACCAGAGGGCGTATTTATTTCAGAGCCACCTgcccttccttcttcccacttTTTCTCCATTGCTGGCCATTGAGGGAGACCCCCAGGGAGCCTTACTCTCGGTGGTGTAGCGCAGCTTCCAGCCCCGGCTGTCCCCCGACTCATCTGTGAAGAACAGCAGATCCACAGCATTGCTGCTGGTGTCAAGGTTGGGGGGCCTTTGCTTCCCACAGAACTCGCCAATGTTCTTCCCGTTGGCATAGATCTGGTAGGGGAggaggattttgtttttgtttttgtttttttccagcttGGACATTTTTACACAGGGCCAACTGTGTAGTAGCCTGGCggccagggtggtggtggtgatgaaatcCTGCCTTATGTGTGTTTTCAGGGGAAGGTGGAAAGGGATCCCCACAACCCAATTCCAGTTGTATGGGAACTTGCCCAGCCCGTGGTTGATGTTGGCCATTCCTGCCCCAGCAGGCCAGGGGATCCAGGAGGAAGTTGGGACAAGAGGAGCCAAGTGCAGAcggaaggggaggaaggggtcTTTCAGGGGTAGGACGGCTGTACCTGTAGCTGGTCATAGGGGCAGTGTACTTGCTGGTGGTCATCAATTTCAAAAGGCTCTAGGAACTTGAGGTGCAGGGTGAGGCCCCGCTCCACCCGGATGCTGTAGTTGCAGCGCAGGTCAGGGGGGTAGGACCGGGGGTACTCCAGGCTGGAGATGTAGCCCGATGCCTCCGTGTACAGCTCGCTGCTGCACTCAGCTGTGAGAACAGAGTCGCGGGGCATCATGGGGGCGCTCTGGCTGACCCAGCAAGCCCTGGCTGAACCCCCGCCTCCCTGCTCCACCACTCTGGCTGGCTGAACCCCCGCCTCCCTGCTCCACCACTCTGGCTGGCTGAACCCCCGCCTCCCTGCTCCACCACTCTGGCTGGCTGAACCCCTGCCTCCCTGCTCCACCACTCTGGCTGGCTGAACCCCCGCCTCCCTGCTACACCACTCTGGCTCACCCTGGCAGGAATGCCTGTCCTTCTGAAGCTCATAGCCTGGACGGCAGGAACAGAAGTAGCCTCCAACGTAGTTGTGACACAGGTGCTGGCACTGGGGCTGGAGCTCCTTCTCCCCTGATTCGCTCTGGGAAGCACATTCATCAAGGTCTGGAAGGCATTCAGGAAGGAGGGTTAAGCTCCTGCTGGGAGACCTGAGTAGTGGCTCTGACCTTAGGGAGGTCACTCA
This portion of the Theropithecus gelada isolate Dixy unplaced genomic scaffold, Tgel_1.0 HiC_scaffold_4436, whole genome shotgun sequence genome encodes:
- the LOC112617795 gene encoding complement C1r subcomponent-like gives rise to the protein MSQGNKMLLTFHTDFSNEENGTIMFYKGFLAYYQAVDLDECASQSESGEKELQPQCQHLCHNYVGGYFCSCRPGYELQKDRHSCQAECSSELYTEASGYISSLEYPRSYPPDLRCNYSIRVERGLTLHLKFLEPFEIDDHQQVHCPYDQLQIYANGKNIGEFCGKQRPPNLDTSSNAVDLLFFTDESGDSRGWKLRYTTEIIKCPQPKTLDEFTVIQNLQPQYQFRDYFIATCKLGYQLIEVRAQG